One segment of Candidatus Micropelagos thuwalensis DNA contains the following:
- a CDS encoding electron transfer flavoprotein-ubiquinone oxidoreductase yields MEYDVVIVGAGPAGLSAAIRLKQLAEEAGNDISVCVLEKGSEVGAHILSGAVIDPRGMNKLFSDWKERRAPLETPVTSDRFLWLGHAGALPLPNMMLPPLMKNHGNYIASLGNVTRWLGEQAEALGVEIYPGFAAAQLLFDDNGAVRGVATGDMGVSKEGGKKDGWMPGMELHAKYTLLAEGVRGSLSKATISHFELDKDADHQKYGIGIKELWQVAPEKFKSGYVQHTLGWPLDNKTGGGSFLYHFGDNYVSIGFVTHLNYQNPYLSPYDEFQRFKMHPAIRETLEGGKRVSYGARAITEGGYQSVPKLVFPGGALLGCAAGFVNVPRIKGSHNAMESGMMAADAAFEAITAGRSQDELTAYQDAYDASDIKKELKLVRNVKPLLSKFGTFLGTILGGFEMWMQTLRIGLPYTLSHGKPDHAALKKASASKPIDYPKPDNIVAFDKLSSVFLSATNHEEDQPAHLTLKDARVPVEVNLPDFAEPAQRYCPAGVYEIVGEEAGEAPRLQINAQNCVHCKTCDIKCPSQNINWVVPEGGGGPNYPNM; encoded by the coding sequence ATGGAGTATGATGTTGTTATTGTTGGTGCAGGCCCAGCAGGTCTATCGGCGGCTATACGTTTGAAGCAACTTGCCGAAGAAGCGGGTAACGATATTTCGGTTTGTGTGCTTGAAAAAGGCTCAGAAGTCGGTGCGCATATTCTGTCCGGTGCTGTCATTGACCCGCGTGGCATGAATAAATTATTCAGTGATTGGAAAGAGCGCAGGGCGCCTCTTGAAACACCCGTGACAAGCGATCGCTTTTTATGGCTCGGTCACGCCGGTGCATTGCCTCTGCCGAATATGATGCTACCACCCCTGATGAAAAATCACGGCAATTATATTGCCAGTCTCGGTAACGTCACACGCTGGCTCGGCGAACAGGCAGAAGCACTTGGCGTTGAGATATACCCTGGCTTTGCTGCTGCTCAATTACTGTTTGATGATAATGGCGCAGTTCGCGGTGTCGCCACTGGCGATATGGGTGTTTCCAAAGAAGGCGGCAAGAAAGATGGCTGGATGCCGGGTATGGAACTTCACGCCAAATATACACTTCTGGCAGAGGGTGTCCGAGGGTCTTTGTCAAAGGCTACGATTTCCCATTTTGAATTAGATAAAGATGCCGACCATCAAAAATATGGCATTGGCATAAAAGAATTATGGCAGGTAGCGCCTGAGAAGTTTAAATCTGGCTATGTCCAACATACGCTGGGTTGGCCGCTTGATAATAAAACCGGGGGCGGTTCGTTTCTTTATCACTTTGGCGATAATTATGTCTCTATCGGTTTTGTGACACATCTGAACTATCAGAACCCTTATTTGTCGCCTTACGATGAATTCCAACGCTTCAAAATGCATCCAGCCATTCGTGAGACACTAGAAGGCGGTAAGCGTGTTTCATATGGCGCACGCGCAATTACAGAAGGCGGCTATCAGTCCGTTCCAAAACTTGTATTTCCGGGTGGTGCCTTATTGGGCTGTGCGGCGGGATTTGTGAATGTGCCACGTATTAAAGGCAGTCACAACGCAATGGAAAGTGGGATGATGGCGGCAGACGCTGCTTTTGAGGCCATTACTGCCGGGCGTTCACAGGATGAATTGACCGCGTATCAAGATGCTTATGATGCTTCGGATATTAAAAAAGAGCTGAAACTTGTCAGAAATGTGAAGCCACTTCTGTCTAAATTCGGGACATTCCTTGGTACGATTTTGGGTGGTTTTGAAATGTGGATGCAGACACTCAGAATCGGTCTGCCCTACACGCTGAGCCACGGCAAACCAGACCATGCCGCACTTAAAAAGGCATCCGCTAGTAAGCCGATTGATTATCCTAAGCCGGATAACATTGTCGCTTTTGATAAATTGTCCTCAGTGTTTCTATCAGCGACCAATCATGAGGAAGACCAACCCGCACATTTGACGCTCAAAGATGCGCGTGTTCCTGTTGAGGTCAACCTTCCTGATTTTGCCGAACCAGCACAACGTTATTGCCCTGCCGGCGTATATGAAATTGTCGGAGAGGAAGCTGGTGAAGCACCGCGCCTGCAGATTAATGCTCAGAATTGTGTGCATTGTAAAACATGTGATATTAAATGTCCGTCTCAGAACATTAATTGGGTCGTGCCAGAGGGTGGCGGGGGGCCAAACTATCCGAATATGTAA
- a CDS encoding uracil-DNA glycosylase: MALVRALEFQIDAGVNVFLEAEPVNRFDHQPSTETVEPNLQSNSPITPPSDSAPVFEPQGQNDDKPLYELPEPRPVAPAVLRKNTTEAGDISAAESAALRADTLEALKQAMEAFEGCALKRAAKNTVFADGNPAAKIMLVGEAPGRDEDREGKPFIGRSGKLLDKMFAAIGLDRNDIYITNLVPWRPTGNRTPTPDETALCRPFLLRHIELVQPDILVLVGGVSAKEMLDSSLGITKLRGTWQDLNIKGRDIPALPILHPAYLLRNPARKAETWQDLCSLQKKLSHSPPAHAANNSANHIGGTD, from the coding sequence ATGGCACTGGTTCGTGCGTTAGAATTCCAGATAGATGCCGGGGTAAACGTGTTTCTTGAGGCCGAGCCGGTGAACCGGTTTGATCATCAACCATCAACAGAAACAGTTGAGCCCAACCTCCAATCCAATTCTCCAATAACACCACCATCAGACTCTGCTCCGGTTTTTGAACCTCAAGGTCAAAACGATGACAAGCCATTATATGAACTACCAGAGCCACGCCCTGTCGCACCTGCCGTCCTTCGCAAAAATACGACAGAAGCCGGAGATATTTCGGCGGCAGAAAGTGCCGCTTTACGAGCCGACACTCTCGAGGCGTTAAAGCAAGCCATGGAAGCTTTCGAAGGGTGCGCGCTGAAACGGGCAGCTAAAAATACTGTATTTGCGGATGGTAATCCTGCAGCCAAAATCATGTTGGTGGGTGAAGCTCCTGGGCGTGATGAAGACCGCGAGGGCAAACCCTTTATCGGGCGCAGTGGTAAATTACTGGATAAAATGTTCGCAGCAATCGGACTTGACCGTAACGACATCTATATAACCAACCTCGTGCCGTGGCGTCCGACCGGAAACAGAACCCCGACACCTGACGAGACAGCTTTATGCCGACCATTTCTGTTACGTCATATCGAATTGGTACAACCGGATATTCTCGTTCTCGTTGGCGGTGTTTCTGCAAAAGAAATGCTCGATAGCTCACTTGGCATCACAAAATTGCGCGGCACATGGCAAGATCTCAACATTAAAGGCCGCGATATTCCTGCTTTGCCGATTTTACATCCGGCCTATCTGCTAAGAAACCCAGCACGCAAAGCTGAGACTTGGCAAGATTTATGCAGTCTTCAAAAAAAGCTTTCACATTCCCCCCCTGCACACGCAGCAAATAATTCAGCTAACCATATTGGCGGTACAGACTGA